In Geobacter anodireducens, a genomic segment contains:
- a CDS encoding histidine kinase, with translation MENEHICRLLLDFAADWEFWLDPEGVCRYVSPACERITGHRPDEFMNDSGLLRRIVHPDDRKLVEDHLAGALANRAGVCPIDFRIINRDGEVRWISHHCQPVHDGSGTFLGRRGSNRDITDRMAAQEENRRLGGLMERLVRVVQELSRARSLDEITAVVRTAARELVNADGATFVLRENGNCFYADEDAIAPLWKGLRFPLEHCISGWVMLNRQAAVIEDIYQDERIPVEAYRPTFVQSLAMVPIRGEDPIGAIGTYWARRHRPSDQEISVIQALADTTSVAMENVRVYADLEQRVRERTEALETANRELEAFGFSVSHDLRGPLRRLDGYSRILYEDYADRLEGAGRDILIRMIRLATQMEQLIDDLLRFSRSVKGEAVREAVNLSRLARSIARELSDGEPGRTVEFIIADGLTAEGDPGLLRAALENLMRNAWKYTAPKENAVIEFGRCEGEGERFYFIRDNGVGFDMVHKDKLFEPFERLHDARTFEGTGIGLATVKRIIDRYGGRIWAEGTPGAGATFYFTLPEPGGES, from the coding sequence ATGGAGAACGAACACATCTGCAGACTGCTGCTCGATTTCGCAGCCGATTGGGAGTTCTGGCTCGACCCCGAGGGGGTCTGCCGCTATGTCTCCCCGGCCTGCGAGCGGATCACCGGGCACCGCCCCGATGAGTTCATGAATGATTCGGGGCTTCTGCGGCGGATTGTCCATCCCGACGACCGGAAGCTCGTGGAGGACCATCTGGCGGGCGCCCTGGCGAACCGGGCAGGGGTCTGCCCCATCGACTTCCGCATCATAAACCGTGATGGTGAGGTGCGCTGGATCAGCCATCACTGCCAGCCGGTGCACGATGGCTCCGGGACGTTCCTCGGCCGTCGGGGGAGCAATCGGGACATTACCGACCGCATGGCGGCCCAGGAGGAGAACCGGCGGCTTGGCGGGCTCATGGAGCGGCTCGTCCGCGTTGTGCAGGAGCTTTCCCGGGCCCGCAGCCTCGACGAGATTACGGCGGTGGTCCGGACCGCCGCCCGGGAGTTGGTGAACGCCGACGGAGCCACCTTTGTCCTGCGGGAAAACGGTAACTGCTTCTATGCGGACGAGGATGCCATCGCCCCGCTCTGGAAGGGGCTCCGGTTCCCCCTTGAGCACTGCATCAGCGGGTGGGTCATGCTCAACCGGCAGGCGGCGGTCATTGAGGATATCTACCAGGATGAGCGGATACCCGTCGAGGCCTATCGCCCCACGTTCGTGCAAAGCCTTGCCATGGTCCCCATCCGGGGGGAGGACCCCATCGGCGCCATCGGCACCTACTGGGCCCGGCGCCATCGCCCCTCCGACCAGGAGATCAGTGTCATTCAGGCCCTTGCCGACACGACGTCGGTGGCCATGGAAAATGTGCGGGTCTACGCGGATTTGGAGCAGCGCGTGCGGGAGCGCACCGAGGCCCTGGAAACCGCCAATCGCGAACTTGAGGCATTCGGCTTTTCGGTTTCCCACGACCTGCGCGGCCCGCTCCGGAGGCTGGACGGGTACAGCCGCATCCTCTATGAGGACTACGCCGACCGCCTGGAGGGGGCGGGGCGGGACATCCTCATCCGCATGATCCGGCTGGCAACGCAGATGGAACAGTTGATAGACGATCTCCTCAGGTTTTCCCGGAGCGTGAAGGGTGAGGCCGTCCGCGAGGCGGTCAACCTGAGCCGCCTGGCGCGGAGCATCGCCCGTGAGTTGAGTGACGGTGAGCCCGGACGGACGGTGGAATTTATCATCGCCGACGGACTCACTGCCGAGGGGGACCCGGGGTTGCTGCGGGCGGCGCTGGAGAACCTGATGAGAAACGCCTGGAAATATACGGCCCCAAAGGAGAATGCAGTTATCGAATTCGGCCGTTGCGAGGGGGAAGGAGAGAGGTTCTACTTTATCCGCGACAACGGCGTCGGTTTCGACATGGTCCATAAAGACAAGCTCTTTGAGCCCTTCGAGCGCCTCCACGACGCGCGCACATTCGAGGGGACCGGCATCGGCCTCGCCACGGTCAAGCGGATCATCGACCGCTACGGGGGGCGCATCTGGGCGGAGGGAACGCCCGGCGCCGGCGCCACGTTCTACTTTACGCTGCCGGAACCCGGCGGGGAATCATGA
- a CDS encoding NADH-quinone oxidoreductase subunit L, with amino-acid sequence MKLYLSLILLLPLLGGTLNALVGRKLPRRVCEALACVAVWGAFVCTVLAFGAYEAPETVLLATWLADFDFTAPIALYLDPLSLVMAVMITFVCGLIHLYAVGYMAGEESPARFFALLNLFVFAMLVLILAENLPLLYLGWEGVGFCSYALIGFWYSDPKNATAGRKAFITTRIGDTALGIGIVWCFQLFQTASITQINQMGFLMPVGVITALGLLFLAGAMGKSAQVPLMIWLPDAMAGPTPVSALIHAATMVTAGVYLMARMSPLFSGAPAVMAAVAVTGAVTAFYGATCALVQRDFKRVLAYSTISQIGYMMLGVGAGAVTAATFHLLVHAFFKALLFLGAGCVIAALHHEQDIFRMGGLRRSLPVTFWAFLAGAACLAGLPPTGGFFSKDAILAAVWAKGGALYGGLFVLGLLAALLTSFYTFRLVYLVFGGDGATEIHRNPRIMDLMLLPLAILGLIGGFIHLPAFLADGWLGRFLATALTEGAAHLSHREEMAVEAIAALVAFTGLAIAHHRYGGLRRGARIEAAAEEPRGIAAFLLNGWYADHLYRILFIRPYEAIASFLWRRVDEGVIDDSLDRLADGIGTAGQGFGRWSCGRVSVYLLSFAAGLALILGWLAWGWIS; translated from the coding sequence ATGAAGCTCTATCTCTCCCTCATACTCCTGCTGCCCCTTCTCGGCGGCACCCTCAACGCGCTGGTGGGGCGGAAGCTCCCCCGCCGGGTGTGCGAGGCCCTGGCCTGTGTCGCGGTCTGGGGTGCCTTCGTCTGCACGGTCCTGGCCTTCGGGGCCTACGAGGCGCCGGAGACCGTGCTGCTGGCCACCTGGCTGGCGGATTTCGATTTCACCGCCCCCATTGCCCTCTACCTGGACCCACTCTCCCTGGTGATGGCGGTGATGATCACCTTCGTCTGCGGCCTGATCCACCTCTACGCCGTGGGGTATATGGCGGGGGAGGAGAGTCCGGCCCGGTTCTTCGCACTGCTGAACCTCTTCGTCTTTGCCATGCTGGTCCTGATCCTGGCGGAGAACCTGCCGCTCCTCTACCTGGGGTGGGAGGGGGTCGGCTTCTGCTCCTACGCCCTCATCGGCTTCTGGTACTCCGACCCGAAAAACGCCACTGCCGGTCGCAAGGCCTTCATCACCACCCGGATCGGCGATACGGCCCTCGGCATCGGCATTGTCTGGTGCTTCCAGCTCTTCCAGACGGCCTCCATCACCCAGATCAACCAGATGGGGTTCCTGATGCCCGTGGGGGTCATCACGGCGCTGGGGCTCCTGTTCCTGGCCGGGGCCATGGGTAAGTCGGCCCAGGTTCCCCTGATGATCTGGCTTCCCGACGCCATGGCCGGCCCGACTCCGGTCTCGGCCCTGATCCACGCCGCCACCATGGTCACCGCCGGGGTCTACCTCATGGCCCGGATGTCGCCCCTCTTCAGCGGGGCTCCCGCGGTCATGGCCGCCGTGGCCGTCACCGGAGCCGTCACGGCCTTCTACGGTGCCACCTGCGCCCTGGTCCAGCGGGACTTCAAGCGGGTGCTGGCCTACTCCACCATCAGCCAGATCGGCTACATGATGCTCGGGGTCGGTGCCGGCGCCGTCACTGCCGCCACCTTCCACCTGCTGGTGCATGCCTTCTTCAAGGCGCTCTTGTTCCTGGGGGCCGGCTGCGTCATCGCGGCCCTCCACCACGAGCAGGACATCTTCAGAATGGGAGGCCTGCGCCGGAGCCTGCCCGTGACCTTCTGGGCCTTTCTGGCCGGGGCCGCGTGCCTGGCCGGGCTTCCCCCCACCGGCGGCTTCTTCAGCAAGGATGCCATCCTGGCCGCGGTCTGGGCCAAGGGGGGCGCGCTCTACGGCGGACTCTTCGTCCTGGGGCTCCTGGCGGCGCTTCTCACCTCCTTCTACACCTTCCGGCTGGTCTATCTGGTTTTCGGGGGCGATGGGGCAACGGAGATTCACCGTAATCCGCGGATCATGGACCTGATGCTCCTTCCCCTGGCGATCCTGGGGCTCATCGGTGGGTTCATCCACCTCCCCGCGTTTCTGGCCGACGGCTGGCTCGGCCGCTTCCTGGCCACGGCCCTCACCGAAGGGGCCGCCCACCTCTCCCACAGGGAGGAGATGGCCGTTGAGGCAATAGCGGCCCTCGTGGCCTTCACCGGACTTGCAATTGCCCACCACCGCTACGGGGGCCTGCGGCGCGGGGCCAGGATCGAGGCGGCGGCCGAGGAACCCCGGGGGATCGCCGCCTTTCTCCTGAACGGCTGGTATGCGGACCATCTCTACCGCATCCTCTTCATCCGCCCCTATGAAGCCATCGCCTCCTTCCTCTGGCGCCGGGTGGACGAAGGGGTGATCGACGATTCCCTCGACCGCCTGGCCGACGGTATCGGCACGGCCGGCCAGGGATTCGGCCGCTGGAGCTGCGGGCGGGTGTCAGTCTATCTCCTCAGCTTCGCGGCGGGGCTGGCGCTGATTCTGGGGTGGCTCGCATGGGGGTGGATCTCATGA
- a CDS encoding NADH-quinone oxidoreductase, giving the protein MTETTIDIVIHGAKIALIFFVVLTLAAYLVFAERRLLAWIQDRKGPNRVGPFGLLQPLADLIKLLTKEDFRPAGADKWLFYLAPAMAAVPAILTFAVIPFGAPVTILGREIPLQVADLNVGLLFFLALSSIAVYGVALGGWASNSKYALLGSIRGLAQLISYELSMGLSLVPTVMLAGSLRLSDIVAAQEGVWFIAYQPVAFLIFLISIAAECKRIPFDIPEAEGELVAGFHTEYSGMRFGLFFVGEYINIIVLGGLATTFFLGGWQGPLLPPFVWFSVKTLAFAFFFIWMRGTLPRLRYDQLMHLGWKVLTPLALLNILITGWVLMFV; this is encoded by the coding sequence ATGACCGAAACCACCATCGACATAGTCATCCACGGGGCCAAGATCGCCCTGATCTTCTTCGTGGTGCTGACCCTGGCGGCCTACCTGGTGTTCGCCGAGCGGCGGCTCCTGGCCTGGATCCAGGACCGCAAGGGACCGAACCGGGTGGGGCCCTTCGGCCTGCTGCAGCCCCTGGCGGATCTCATCAAGCTCCTGACCAAGGAGGATTTCCGCCCCGCCGGGGCCGACAAGTGGCTCTTCTATCTGGCCCCGGCCATGGCGGCCGTCCCGGCCATCCTCACCTTTGCGGTGATTCCCTTCGGGGCGCCGGTCACGATCCTCGGCCGGGAGATCCCGCTCCAGGTGGCGGATCTGAATGTGGGGCTCCTCTTCTTCTTGGCGCTCTCCTCCATTGCGGTGTATGGTGTGGCCCTGGGGGGCTGGGCGTCCAACTCCAAGTACGCGCTCCTGGGCTCCATCCGGGGGCTGGCCCAGCTCATCTCCTACGAGCTCTCCATGGGGCTGTCGCTGGTGCCCACGGTGATGCTGGCCGGGTCGCTCCGGCTGTCGGACATCGTGGCGGCCCAGGAGGGGGTCTGGTTCATCGCCTACCAGCCCGTTGCTTTCCTGATCTTTCTCATCAGCATCGCAGCCGAATGCAAGCGGATCCCCTTCGACATACCCGAGGCGGAGGGAGAGCTGGTGGCGGGGTTCCATACCGAGTACTCGGGGATGCGTTTCGGTCTCTTTTTCGTGGGCGAGTACATCAACATCATCGTCCTGGGCGGTTTGGCAACCACCTTTTTTCTGGGCGGCTGGCAGGGGCCGCTGCTGCCTCCCTTTGTCTGGTTTTCGGTGAAGACACTTGCCTTCGCCTTCTTTTTCATCTGGATGCGGGGAACCCTGCCGCGGCTGCGCTACGATCAGCTCATGCACCTGGGATGGAAGGTGCTGACGCCGCTGGCCCTGCTCAACATCCTGATCACCGGATGGGTACTGATGTTCGTGTAA
- a CDS encoding alkylphosphonate utilization protein gives MSRLPACPQCSSEYTYEDGAMYVCPECAHEWPIEASGESPEERRVVRDAFGNVLSDGDSVTVIKDLKIKGSSSVVKVGTKVRNIRLVEGDHDIDCKIDGVGAMQLKSEFVKKA, from the coding sequence ATGAGCAGGTTACCCGCATGCCCCCAATGCAGTTCGGAATACACCTACGAAGACGGCGCCATGTACGTCTGCCCCGAATGCGCCCATGAATGGCCAATTGAGGCTTCGGGAGAGAGCCCGGAAGAGCGGCGCGTCGTGCGCGATGCCTTCGGCAACGTGCTCAGTGACGGCGACTCCGTCACGGTGATCAAGGATCTGAAGATCAAAGGCTCGTCCTCGGTTGTCAAGGTCGGAACCAAGGTGCGGAACATCCGGCTCGTGGAGGGGGACCACGACATAGACTGCAAGATCGACGGCGTCGGTGCCATGCAGTTGAAGTCGGAATTTGTGAAAAAGGCATAG
- a CDS encoding NADH dehydrogenase has translation MPKLTIDHIPVEVPPGTSVLEAAKTAGIWIPHFCYHPALGSVGACRLCAVKLLDGPVKGIQMSCMLPAQDGMVVSTTDPEALKMRSLVIEWLMMNHPHDCPVCDEGGECLLQDYTVAGGHGIRRFEGKKRTHVNQDLGPHIQHEMNRCIQCYRCVRFYQEYAGGSDFGVMGSARRVYYGRFQEGTLESPFSGNLVDICPTGVFTDKTARFRARYWDYEMAPSVCPHCSLGCNTVPAARYRELLKTMARENPAVNGHFICDRGRFSNAAVNDPARPRVPLVDGEEVSWAAALDATMLRIEEFMELYGPGRLALIGSPRLPLEGGVLLARLAGLIGTEYLCYFAGRDEGERVAAAVSLLADGRTASMADVRKADCVVILESDLRDEGPMMLLAVRQAWRSGAPVFLVGKHAPLAQALAVSIEAIELSIIEEVPLAIFERAVVICGTRNNPPAATESLAHTDAKIAYLFPGPNAFGAGLLMKEHGAVALAEAVASGRVKGIIAVEADIPEALLAGVPFVVAADWLPTETVRRAQIVLPTAAWVETDGTYVTFEGRAQRFRKVMASGLPIRGLPARYHASPDKPAPLHPPRVHRSVSPGGELRPAWRFVAELIERCGGDAVTEPFVGRWERLRGLDPEGEGVMLWEF, from the coding sequence ATGCCCAAACTGACCATCGATCACATACCGGTCGAAGTCCCTCCCGGCACCAGCGTGCTGGAGGCGGCCAAGACTGCGGGAATCTGGATTCCGCACTTCTGCTACCACCCGGCCCTCGGCAGCGTGGGGGCCTGCCGGCTCTGCGCCGTGAAGCTGCTGGACGGGCCGGTGAAGGGGATCCAGATGTCGTGCATGCTCCCGGCCCAGGACGGCATGGTGGTCTCCACCACCGACCCCGAGGCCCTGAAGATGCGGAGCCTGGTCATCGAGTGGCTGATGATGAATCACCCCCACGACTGCCCGGTCTGCGACGAGGGGGGCGAGTGCCTCCTCCAGGACTACACCGTGGCCGGCGGCCACGGCATCCGCCGCTTCGAGGGGAAAAAACGGACCCACGTGAACCAGGATCTGGGGCCGCACATCCAGCACGAGATGAACCGCTGCATCCAGTGCTACCGGTGCGTCCGCTTCTACCAGGAATATGCCGGCGGCAGCGACTTCGGGGTCATGGGGAGCGCCCGGCGGGTCTACTACGGCCGGTTCCAGGAGGGAACGCTCGAATCCCCCTTCTCGGGAAATCTCGTCGACATCTGCCCCACCGGGGTCTTCACCGACAAGACCGCCCGGTTCCGGGCCCGCTACTGGGACTACGAGATGGCCCCCTCGGTCTGCCCCCACTGCTCCCTCGGCTGCAACACCGTGCCGGCGGCCCGCTACCGGGAGCTGCTCAAGACCATGGCCCGGGAGAACCCCGCCGTGAACGGCCACTTCATCTGCGACCGGGGACGGTTCTCCAATGCCGCCGTGAACGATCCGGCGCGGCCGAGGGTGCCGCTGGTTGACGGGGAAGAGGTTTCATGGGCCGCGGCCCTCGACGCCACCATGCTGCGGATCGAAGAGTTCATGGAGCTCTACGGCCCCGGCCGCCTGGCCCTGATCGGCTCGCCCCGCCTCCCGCTGGAGGGGGGTGTCCTTCTGGCACGGCTGGCCGGGCTCATCGGAACGGAGTACCTTTGTTACTTTGCCGGGCGGGACGAAGGGGAGCGGGTAGCCGCCGCCGTTTCCCTCCTTGCCGACGGCAGGACGGCATCCATGGCGGACGTACGCAAGGCCGACTGCGTTGTCATCCTCGAATCGGACCTCCGGGACGAAGGGCCGATGATGCTTCTGGCGGTCCGGCAGGCATGGCGCAGCGGCGCGCCGGTCTTCCTGGTGGGGAAACATGCGCCCTTGGCGCAGGCCCTGGCCGTTTCCATCGAAGCCATCGAGCTCAGCATCATTGAAGAGGTGCCCCTGGCGATATTCGAGAGGGCCGTGGTCATCTGCGGCACCAGGAACAATCCTCCCGCAGCCACTGAGTCACTTGCCCATACTGATGCCAAAATCGCGTACCTCTTTCCCGGCCCCAACGCCTTTGGGGCGGGGCTTCTGATGAAGGAGCACGGAGCGGTTGCCCTGGCCGAGGCCGTTGCCTCGGGAAGAGTGAAGGGGATCATCGCCGTGGAGGCCGACATCCCCGAGGCGCTCCTGGCCGGCGTGCCGTTCGTGGTGGCCGCCGACTGGCTCCCGACGGAAACGGTCCGGCGTGCCCAGATCGTTCTTCCCACCGCCGCCTGGGTGGAGACTGACGGCACCTACGTCACCTTTGAAGGGCGCGCCCAGCGGTTCCGGAAGGTCATGGCATCCGGCCTTCCGATCCGGGGGCTCCCGGCCCGCTACCACGCCTCCCCCGACAAGCCCGCGCCGCTCCATCCGCCGCGGGTGCACCGGAGCGTCTCCCCCGGCGGGGAGCTCCGCCCTGCCTGGCGGTTCGTGGCCGAGCTCATTGAGCGCTGTGGGGGAGACGCGGTTACTGAGCCCTTTGTTGGGCGATGGGAGCGGCTGCGGGGCCTTGACCCGGAGGGGGAAGGGGTGATGCTGTGGGAGTTTTAA
- a CDS encoding dihydrolipoamide dehydrogenase has translation MSDRHDLIILGSGSTAFAAALRAHSRGARVLMVEKSVLGGTCINWGCVPSKTLIHGALFYQEGRLGARLGLGECGDTVDPAPLMARKEEVVKHLRTTRYLDLLRDTPGLELAKGTGRFLGPGRLEVVDRVYRCDRFLVAVGGTPRIPKIPGLESTPFLTSRGALLLKRFPASLIIIGGGVIAVELGQMFQRLGTRVTILEHGPRILAPVEPEPALAIRNVLRDEGMEIVCRSPVCAVSGDGSAVSVEVEREDGRRTYTAEQLLLAAGTAPATRGIGLELAGVETDSRGFVRVDERMRTAAPGIWAAGDCIGGMMIATVGAREGIIAVDDMFATGCGCAMDHLSVPMAIFTDPEVGAVGYTEQGARDAGLDPIVSILPVSAIPKAHVTGHTAGVIKLVAERATGRLLGAHLACHRGAELINEAALAIRLRATFDDLANALHVYPSIGEGLRLCAQGFTRDVSKLSCCAE, from the coding sequence ATGTCCGACAGACACGACCTCATCATCCTCGGCTCAGGCTCCACCGCCTTTGCCGCCGCACTTCGGGCCCACTCCAGGGGTGCCCGGGTGCTCATGGTCGAAAAGAGCGTCCTCGGCGGCACCTGCATCAACTGGGGGTGCGTGCCGAGCAAGACCCTGATCCACGGGGCGCTATTCTATCAGGAGGGGCGGCTCGGGGCAAGGCTCGGCCTCGGAGAGTGCGGAGACACCGTCGATCCGGCCCCCCTCATGGCCCGCAAGGAAGAGGTAGTAAAGCATCTGCGCACCACCAGGTACCTGGATCTGCTCCGGGATACGCCGGGTCTGGAGCTGGCCAAGGGGACCGGCCGATTCCTGGGCCCCGGCCGGCTGGAAGTGGTGGACCGGGTCTACCGCTGCGACCGTTTCCTCGTGGCCGTCGGCGGCACGCCCCGCATCCCGAAGATACCGGGCCTGGAATCCACCCCGTTTCTCACCAGCCGGGGCGCGCTCCTGCTGAAACGCTTTCCGGCGTCTCTCATCATCATCGGCGGCGGGGTCATCGCCGTGGAGCTGGGGCAGATGTTCCAACGCTTGGGCACCCGGGTGACCATCCTCGAGCACGGGCCGCGCATCCTCGCCCCCGTGGAACCCGAACCGGCCCTGGCGATACGGAACGTCCTCAGGGACGAAGGAATGGAGATCGTCTGCCGTTCGCCGGTCTGCGCGGTGTCGGGAGACGGCTCCGCAGTGAGCGTTGAGGTCGAGCGCGAGGACGGACGCCGGACCTATACGGCGGAACAGCTCCTCCTGGCGGCGGGGACCGCACCGGCCACCCGCGGCATTGGCCTGGAACTGGCCGGCGTGGAAACCGACAGCCGGGGGTTCGTCAGGGTGGACGAACGGATGAGGACCGCGGCTCCGGGCATCTGGGCCGCCGGCGACTGCATCGGAGGAATGATGATCGCCACGGTGGGGGCGCGGGAGGGAATCATCGCCGTGGACGACATGTTCGCCACCGGCTGCGGCTGCGCCATGGACCACCTGAGCGTGCCCATGGCCATCTTTACCGACCCGGAGGTGGGGGCCGTCGGCTACACCGAACAGGGTGCCCGGGACGCCGGACTCGATCCGATCGTGAGCATTCTCCCCGTGTCGGCCATTCCCAAGGCCCATGTGACCGGGCATACGGCAGGCGTCATCAAACTGGTGGCGGAGCGGGCCACTGGACGGCTGCTGGGGGCGCACCTGGCCTGCCACCGGGGGGCCGAGCTCATCAACGAGGCAGCGCTGGCCATCCGGCTGAGGGCTACGTTCGACGATCTGGCAAACGCCTTGCACGTCTACCCTTCAATAGGAGAGGGACTGCGGCTCTGCGCCCAGGGATTCACGAGGGATGTCAGCAAGTTGTCGTGCTGTGCGGAGTGA
- a CDS encoding NADH dehydrogenase — MEPTVFYILAAVTVIATVLAITERHAVHAIVYLVTSFFALAVIFFTLGAPVVAVFEVIIYAGAIMVLFLFVIMMLDLGQPERARRPGIRDWWPALALCAVILASVLTLLVFRAQAVSAAGRAIGVKEFALALFGKYGVAVEVISMQLLFALVGALYLAKRRER; from the coding sequence ATGGAACCAACTGTCTTCTACATACTGGCCGCTGTGACCGTCATCGCCACGGTCCTTGCCATCACCGAGAGACACGCGGTGCACGCCATCGTCTACCTCGTCACCTCGTTCTTCGCCCTGGCGGTGATCTTCTTCACGCTCGGCGCGCCGGTGGTGGCGGTGTTCGAGGTGATCATCTACGCCGGCGCCATCATGGTCCTCTTCCTGTTCGTGATCATGATGCTGGACCTGGGGCAGCCGGAGCGGGCCCGGCGCCCCGGCATCCGCGACTGGTGGCCCGCCCTGGCCCTCTGCGCCGTGATTCTGGCCTCGGTCCTGACGCTTCTGGTCTTCCGCGCCCAGGCGGTATCGGCGGCGGGCCGAGCCATCGGCGTGAAGGAATTCGCCCTGGCGCTCTTCGGGAAATACGGGGTGGCAGTTGAGGTGATCTCCATGCAGCTCCTCTTTGCATTGGTGGGAGCGCTCTACCTGGCCAAAAGGAGGGAGCGGTGA
- a CDS encoding NADH-quinone oxidoreductase subunit I, producing the protein MPILTDFKAIATGLFVTWKHIFRRPVTVEYPEVKRTPAPRYRARIVLTRDPDGGERCVACYLCSAACPVDCISMEAAEGEEGRRYARWFRINFSRCIFCGLCAEACPTLAIQMTPDYEICERDIMELVYEKEDLLIDGCGKDLEYDFYRHAGIGVAQPRGEGAREEEPVDVRGLMP; encoded by the coding sequence ATGCCCATACTGACCGATTTCAAAGCCATCGCCACCGGGCTTTTCGTGACCTGGAAGCATATCTTCCGCAGGCCGGTGACCGTGGAGTATCCGGAGGTGAAGCGGACGCCGGCGCCCCGCTACCGGGCGCGGATCGTACTCACCCGCGACCCGGACGGCGGCGAGCGCTGCGTGGCCTGCTACCTTTGCTCCGCTGCCTGTCCCGTGGACTGCATCTCCATGGAAGCGGCCGAAGGAGAGGAGGGACGCCGCTACGCCCGGTGGTTCCGGATCAACTTCTCCCGCTGCATCTTCTGCGGCCTCTGCGCCGAGGCCTGCCCGACCCTGGCCATCCAGATGACCCCCGACTACGAGATCTGCGAGCGGGACATCATGGAGCTGGTCTACGAGAAGGAAGACCTCCTCATCGACGGCTGCGGCAAGGACCTGGAGTACGACTTCTACCGCCACGCCGGCATCGGCGTCGCCCAGCCCCGGGGTGAGGGGGCGCGGGAGGAGGAGCCGGTGGATGTGCGGGGATTGATGCCGTGA
- a CDS encoding NADH dehydrogenase, with protein MTSYPILTLLILLPLAGGLCLAPVWNRPEWARPLALGVAVAELALAGWLLAASGMPPAPGAAAGYFLWEDAAWIERFGIRYLLGMDGISLLMVVLTAFTTVVAMLVSWRGITERATLHYFLILLMESGIMGVFLALDLVLFYLFWEVMLIPMFFLIGIWGHGRRIYSAVKFFLYTLVGSLLMLLAIIGVYLIHGDATGTFTFALPLLAKAPIAHAAAPWLFGAFLLAFAIKFPLFPVHTWLPDAHTDAPTAGSVILAALLLKTGAYGLVRFGYPLFPEAAKGFAPLLYVLAIIGILYASWIAYAQEDMKRMVAYSSVGHMGFVALGIASWGPVALSGSILQMVNHGFTTAALFALVGMLDERAHTREVAAFGGLWGTMPVFSFFFLFFAMASAGLPGLNNFVGEFLILVGVFRTTPAAGAIAFLGIVLPLIYTVRLVQEVLFQTERQPLRLPDLTLREGAVLAVLAVIDLYIGVHPKPLLDILKVPVALLTGVAP; from the coding sequence ATGACTTCCTACCCCATCCTCACCCTCCTGATTCTTCTCCCCCTGGCCGGGGGCCTCTGTCTGGCGCCGGTCTGGAACCGTCCGGAGTGGGCCCGCCCCCTCGCCCTGGGGGTTGCCGTGGCGGAACTGGCCCTGGCCGGCTGGCTCCTCGCCGCTTCGGGAATGCCGCCGGCGCCGGGTGCCGCGGCAGGGTATTTTCTCTGGGAAGACGCCGCCTGGATCGAGCGGTTCGGCATCCGGTACCTGCTGGGGATGGACGGGATCAGCCTCCTCATGGTGGTGCTCACCGCCTTCACCACGGTGGTGGCGATGCTCGTTTCGTGGCGTGGCATCACCGAGCGGGCCACGCTCCACTACTTCCTGATCCTTCTCATGGAGAGCGGGATCATGGGGGTATTCCTCGCCCTTGACCTGGTCCTCTTCTACCTCTTCTGGGAAGTGATGCTGATCCCCATGTTCTTCCTGATCGGCATCTGGGGACACGGCCGCCGCATCTACTCGGCAGTGAAGTTCTTCCTCTATACCCTGGTGGGCTCGCTCCTGATGCTGCTGGCCATCATCGGGGTCTACCTCATTCATGGCGACGCCACCGGCACCTTCACCTTTGCCCTGCCGCTCCTGGCCAAGGCCCCCATTGCCCATGCCGCGGCGCCGTGGCTTTTCGGGGCGTTTCTGCTGGCCTTTGCCATCAAGTTTCCGCTGTTTCCGGTACACACCTGGCTCCCGGACGCCCACACCGACGCCCCCACGGCCGGCAGCGTGATCCTGGCGGCGCTGCTTCTGAAGACCGGGGCCTACGGCCTGGTCCGCTTCGGCTACCCGCTCTTTCCCGAGGCGGCCAAAGGATTCGCGCCGCTCCTCTACGTGCTGGCAATCATCGGCATCCTCTACGCCTCGTGGATCGCCTACGCCCAGGAGGACATGAAGCGGATGGTGGCCTACTCCAGCGTGGGACACATGGGGTTCGTCGCCCTCGGGATCGCCTCCTGGGGGCCGGTGGCCCTGTCGGGCTCCATTCTCCAGATGGTGAACCACGGCTTCACCACCGCCGCTCTCTTCGCCCTGGTGGGGATGCTGGACGAGCGCGCCCACACCCGGGAGGTGGCGGCGTTCGGCGGACTCTGGGGCACGATGCCGGTCTTCTCCTTTTTCTTCCTCTTCTTCGCCATGGCTTCGGCGGGGCTGCCGGGGCTCAACAACTTCGTGGGAGAGTTCCTGATCCTGGTGGGAGTCTTCCGGACCACGCCGGCAGCCGGCGCGATCGCCTTCCTCGGTATCGTGCTGCCGCTCATCTACACCGTGCGACTCGTGCAGGAGGTTCTCTTCCAGACGGAACGGCAACCCCTGCGCCTGCCCGACCTGACCCTGCGCGAGGGGGCGGTGCTGGCCGTACTGGCCGTAATCGACCTCTACATCGGAGTCCATCCGAAACCGCTCCTGGATATCCTCAAGGTGCCGGTGGCGCTGCTGACGGGGGTGGCACCGTGA